A region of Fusarium keratoplasticum isolate Fu6.1 chromosome 6, whole genome shotgun sequence DNA encodes the following proteins:
- a CDS encoding Dihydroxy-acid dehydratase: protein MADKQATTDVSPVPTHDPKQSSDYIPFPCLPPGGPLNRWSTKVTREHDYPGAQAMLYGAGVPNKDKMKNAPQVGIATVWWQGNPCNTHLLDLGQIVKTAVEREGMLGWQFNTIGVSDAITMGGEGMRFSLQTREIIADSIESVTCAQHHDANISIPGCDKNMPGTVMAAARHNRPFIMIYGGTIRKGHSNLLEKPINISTCYEAQGAFTYGRLHAKTDPGAPGRNSSDVMDDIEKHACPGAGACGGMYTANTMATAIEAMGLTLPGSSSYPAESPEKRRECERAAQVIRTTMEKDLRPRDIMTRASFENALVLTMILGGSTNGVLHFLAMANTAGVPLTLDDVQRASDRTPFLADLAPSGKYYMEDLYNVGGTPSVIKMLVARGVLDGSIMTITGKTLAENVADWPSLDPGQDIIRPLEDPIKATGHIRILRGNFAPGGAVAKITGKEGLSFTGKARVFDSEKELSAALAKSEITRDDGNLVVIVRYEGPKGGPGMPEQLKASAAIMGAGLSNLALVTDGRYSGASHGFIVGHVVPEAMVGGPIALVKNGDVITIDAVRNRIDVDITDAEMEKRRSEWKAPEPRVRRGVLAKYAKLVGDASHGAVTDQW, encoded by the exons ATGGCGGACAAGCAAGCTACTACCGACGTCAGCCCCGTCCCCACCCACGATCCCAAACAGTCCAGCGACTACATCCCCTTCCCGTGCTTGCCTCCCGGAGGACCTCTCAACCGCTGGTCCACAAAGGTCACTCGCGAGCATGACTACCCCGGAGCTCAG GCCATGCTCTACGGAGCCGGCGTCcccaacaaggacaagatgaagaacgcGCCCCAGGTCGGCATCGCGACCGTCTGGTGGCAGGGCAACCCTTGCAA TACTCATC TTCTTGACCTCGGTCAGATCGTCAAGACGGCTGTGGAGAGGGAGGGCATGCTCGGATGGCAGTTCAACACCATCGGCGTGTCagacgccatcaccatgggcGGTGAAG GCATGCGCTTCTCCCTCCAGACGCGCGAGATCATCGCCGACTCGATCGAGTCCGTCACCTGCGCTCAGCACCACGATGCCAACATCTCCATTCCCGGCTGTGACAAGAACATGCCCGGAACCGTCATGGCCGCTGCCCGCCACAACCGGCCCTTCATCATGATCTACGGCGGCACCATCCGCAAGGGTCACTCTAACCTTCTCGAGAAGCCCATCAACATCAGCACCTGTTACGAGGCCCAGGGTGCCTTTACCTATGGCCGCCTCCATGCAAAGACGGATCCCGGTGCTCCCGGCCGTAACAGCTCTGATGTTATGGATGATATTGAGAAGCATGCTTGTCCTGGAGCTGGTGCCTGTGGTGGTATGTACACGGCAAACACCATGGCTACCgccatcgaggccatggGCCTCACGCTCCCTGGATCATCTTCGTATCCCGCTGAGTCTCCTGAGAAGCGACGTGAGTGTGAGCGTGCTGCTCAGGTTATTCGAACTACCATGGAGAAGGATCTCCGTCCCCGCGACATCATGACTCGGGCATCGTTCGAAAACGCCCTCGTGCTGACTATGATCCTTGGCGGTTCTACTAATGGTGTGCTTCACTtcctcgccatggccaaTACTGCCGGCGTGCCCCTGACCCTCGACGACGTCCAGCGCGCCAGTGACCGCACTCCTTTCCTCGCAGACCTCGCCCCCAGCGGAAAGTACTACATGGAGGACCTCTACAATGTTGGTGGTACACCCTCCGTCATCAAGATGCTCGTCGCCCGCGGCGTCCTCGACGGCAGCATCATGACTATCACCGGCAAGACCCTCGCCGAGAACGTCGCCGACTGGCCTAGCCTGGACCCCGGACAAGACATCATCCGTCCCCTCGAGGACCCCATCAAGGCCACCGGCCATATCCGCATCCTCCGCGGTAACTTTGCTCCTGGCGGTGCAGTCGCCAAGATCACAGGCAAGGAAGGTCTCTCCTTCACCGGCAAGGCGCGTGTCTTTGATAGTGAAAAGGAGCTCTCTGCTGCGCTGGCAAAAAGCGAGATCACGCGCGATGACGGAAACCTGGTAGTCATTGTGCGGTACGAGGGACCCAAGGGCGGACCTGGTATGCCCGAACAGCTCAAGGCTTCGGCAGCCATCATGGGCGCCGGCCTATCCAACCTTGCTCTCGTGACGGACGGCCGATACAGCGGAGCTTCCCACGGCTTTATCGTGGGTCACGTCGTGCCCGAGGCCATGGTCGGAGGTCCTATCGCTCTCGTCAAGAACGGTGACGTCATCACCATTGACGCCGTGCGCAACCGCATCGACGTCGACATTACCGacgccgagatggagaagcggAGGAGCGAGTGGAAGGCTCCCGAGCCGAGAGTCAGAAGAGGAGTCTTGGCCAAGTATGCCAAGCTGGTTGGAGACGCCAGCCACGGCGCTGTTACGGATCAGTGGTAG